A genomic region of Aeropyrum pernix K1 contains the following coding sequences:
- the rfbD gene encoding dTDP-4-dehydrorhamnose reductase → MKLLVTGGTGLLGYNLVQQLLKKGYSVYPTYNKNTPFKLAGARWSKVNLEDPSQLTQLFRDIKPDAVIHTAAYTDVDGCELHRERAYRINFLASMTVARLAARHGSLLIYVSTDYVFDGDKGMYREEEAPNPINYYGLSKLLGEVATLSAMDKENVLVVRVSGLYGYSPTGKRNFGINVLEKLLRGEEVRAFYDQYLSPTYTYFLSRRLIDVLEREIRGVLHLAGERLSRLEFAQLIAKVLGADAELIKPISMKEANLPARRPRDSSLDTTMAKKLGLELPSQEESVKHFVNIYRNAIGV, encoded by the coding sequence TTGAAGTTACTAGTGACTGGTGGAACTGGGCTTCTCGGCTACAACCTTGTCCAGCAACTACTAAAGAAGGGTTACAGCGTGTACCCCACTTATAACAAAAACACCCCCTTTAAGCTTGCTGGAGCAAGATGGTCTAAGGTCAACCTAGAGGATCCTAGCCAACTAACCCAACTATTTAGGGATATTAAGCCAGATGCAGTTATCCACACCGCCGCGTATACTGATGTTGATGGTTGCGAGTTGCATAGGGAAAGAGCCTACCGGATAAACTTTTTAGCTTCAATGACAGTAGCTAGACTAGCAGCCAGGCATGGTAGCCTTCTAATATACGTGTCAACAGATTATGTGTTCGATGGAGATAAAGGTATGTACAGGGAAGAGGAGGCTCCAAACCCCATCAACTATTACGGCTTATCTAAGCTACTAGGAGAAGTAGCAACTTTGTCAGCGATGGATAAGGAAAATGTGCTTGTCGTTAGGGTTAGTGGCCTTTATGGATATAGCCCTACGGGGAAACGAAATTTCGGCATTAATGTGTTAGAGAAGTTACTTAGGGGGGAAGAGGTAAGGGCGTTCTATGACCAATATCTATCGCCAACATACACATATTTCTTATCAAGAAGGCTGATAGATGTCCTCGAAAGAGAGATTCGTGGAGTACTCCACCTAGCTGGCGAGCGCCTGTCGAGACTTGAGTTCGCCCAACTAATAGCCAAGGTTCTCGGTGCTGACGCGGAACTTATCAAGCCAATATCAATGAAGGAGGCTAACTTGCCCGCGAGGAGACCTCGGGACTCAAGCCTAGACACCACTATGGCTAAGAAGCTAGGACTCGAATTACCTAGCCAAGAGGAGAGTGTAAAACATTTTGTCAATATCTATAGAAACGCTATAGGGGTCTAA
- a CDS encoding glucose-1-phosphate thymidylyltransferase: MVKGLILAAGEGSRLRPFTFSRPKHLIPLLGKPIIQYAIDDLVSINVRDIGVVVGYFGDKIKEFLGEDSRFGAKFTYIVQKKRLGIAHAIYRAIKQGFIDKEFIVYLGDNILSGGISRHVKSWGEAGSEVHILLTKVRDPGRFGIAVLRDGKILKLVEKPQEHISDLAVVGVYMFRDPELVAKAFSTLKPSWRGEYEITDLIQWFVDKGYKVTFSLVTGWWKDVGTYEGLLDAIYLLLDNVKPRVEGKIEGEVRGRVVVEEGAIVEGTVHGPAYIGKDVYIGRSGLVEHYVSMEQGSRIISGTVARSMILDESELYLNKARLVDSVVGPKSIIKSNREIYGDIKLVISDYSKVFL, from the coding sequence ATGGTTAAAGGTCTTATCCTAGCGGCTGGTGAGGGTTCTAGGCTACGGCCCTTCACTTTCTCCAGACCAAAGCATCTCATCCCTCTTCTCGGCAAGCCCATAATCCAGTACGCTATCGATGACCTGGTATCAATTAATGTTAGAGATATCGGTGTTGTTGTTGGCTACTTTGGCGACAAGATTAAAGAGTTTTTAGGTGAAGATTCTAGGTTCGGTGCTAAGTTTACGTATATTGTTCAGAAGAAGAGGCTCGGTATAGCCCACGCTATCTATAGGGCTATAAAGCAGGGTTTTATCGACAAGGAATTTATCGTTTACCTAGGAGATAACATCTTGAGTGGGGGTATCTCGAGACATGTTAAATCCTGGGGTGAAGCTGGCAGCGAAGTCCATATCCTCCTGACGAAGGTTAGGGATCCGGGGCGTTTCGGCATTGCAGTGCTCAGAGACGGTAAGATTTTAAAGCTTGTGGAGAAGCCCCAGGAACATATATCGGACTTGGCTGTCGTTGGTGTCTACATGTTTAGGGACCCGGAGCTAGTGGCTAAGGCATTCAGTACGCTTAAGCCCTCTTGGCGTGGAGAATACGAAATTACAGATCTCATACAGTGGTTCGTCGATAAAGGGTACAAGGTTACATTCTCGCTAGTTACTGGCTGGTGGAAGGATGTAGGCACTTACGAAGGCCTCTTAGATGCAATATATCTATTACTGGATAACGTAAAGCCGCGTGTCGAAGGCAAGATCGAAGGCGAAGTGAGAGGTCGCGTAGTTGTTGAGGAAGGGGCCATAGTTGAGGGGACCGTACACGGCCCGGCATACATAGGCAAGGACGTGTACATAGGTAGGAGTGGTCTCGTAGAGCACTATGTGTCTATGGAGCAAGGTTCAAGGATAATCTCTGGAACTGTCGCGAGGTCAATGATTCTTGATGAAAGCGAGCTATACCTTAACAAGGCTAGATTAGTTGATAGTGTTGTTGGCCCGAAGAGTATCATAAAGAGTAACAGGGAAATCTATGGGGATATAAAGCTCGTAATATCGGATTATAGCAAGGTATTCCTGTGA
- a CDS encoding class I SAM-dependent methyltransferase, with protein MHLSAYFFAIGVLKRLNKFLKTNRPVNLLEGGSFNVNGSVRDWVTYNIANVNYIGLDLHEQKGYVDLISNVEKLPFRSESFDIVISTEVLEHVHNWRSAICEIKRVLKVGGILVLTTRGPGFPLHAYPHDYWRFDIEDFKKIFSDMRVIELQEDPMAPGVFVAAIKKSSEIKCPKIPIYSMVFCKKVSELPPLNARPQRCFQDIAEQRNEFLSKLNKMAKRPINYMRLFLYGYEPLVIPELLQLAEKCHVSTSFIECNSLRLAKKDLHFYIVSLIKGSKTSRTFYKILKFRYRIQRLFLLPFRSIHHLI; from the coding sequence ATGCATCTCTCGGCATATTTCTTTGCTATAGGGGTTCTTAAGAGACTTAATAAGTTCTTAAAGACAAACAGACCTGTTAATTTGCTAGAAGGCGGTTCATTTAACGTTAACGGATCAGTTCGCGACTGGGTTACATACAACATTGCTAATGTTAATTACATAGGTCTCGATCTCCATGAACAAAAGGGGTATGTGGACTTAATCTCAAATGTTGAGAAGCTACCTTTTCGAAGTGAATCATTCGATATAGTTATATCGACTGAGGTTCTAGAACACGTTCATAATTGGAGATCCGCTATATGCGAAATTAAAAGGGTGCTTAAAGTAGGTGGTATTTTAGTTCTAACAACACGAGGTCCTGGTTTCCCCTTACACGCTTATCCTCATGATTATTGGAGATTCGATATAGAAGACTTTAAGAAAATATTTAGCGATATGAGGGTAATTGAATTGCAAGAAGATCCTATGGCTCCTGGCGTCTTTGTTGCAGCAATTAAGAAAAGTAGCGAGATTAAGTGCCCTAAGATACCAATATACAGTATGGTTTTCTGTAAAAAGGTATCAGAACTTCCACCATTAAATGCAAGACCACAAAGGTGTTTTCAAGACATAGCTGAACAGAGAAATGAGTTCTTGTCTAAGTTGAATAAAATGGCTAAGAGACCAATTAATTACATGAGGTTGTTTTTATATGGGTATGAACCTCTTGTAATTCCTGAATTACTTCAATTAGCGGAGAAATGTCATGTTAGTACCAGTTTTATTGAGTGTAACTCATTGAGGCTTGCCAAGAAGGATCTTCATTTTTATATTGTTTCTTTAATTAAGGGATCTAAGACCTCAAGAACTTTTTATAAAATATTAAAATTTAGATATAGAATTCAAAGATTATTTCTGCTACCTTTCCGATCAATTCATCATCTTATATAA
- a CDS encoding alkaline phosphatase family protein — protein MKTVLLGLDGCTWSILRPLAEKGVMHNLAKLMKQCSWGILRSTIPPITGAAWPSLATGLNPGKTGIVDFLGRKGQEYRLYPADSSWYRGYAFWDLLSVENKRIAVFFYPLTYPPYPIKGVLVSGIGTPSLKPKSYPQEVTDEILSSFPDFRVYVDYHDEKYNDVDLFISDVMRHLEITKRMVKSYVLGKYGLYDNITFIVSATDWIQHRLWHLMDPKHPLYHEEQSKRYSKKIDDLWSLVDETVGFFAEYAHSEKAYLMIVSDHGFGSNLGVFNLARWLVTKGYMKLRRGGSWKASILSYGIRIAKKLRADDLAKRVLRGRVREYVQSLGLTGLINFTESKAIALGHSITFGGIYVLKSKEREKLIDELTGELKKIPEEFKIDVGVNVYRREDLYSGDKLKLLPDLIIGIDDWSFSITEDLHSPLLELRPWSPRHTGAHRPNGIFLLCGPSVKRHAGLSVSIYDVAPTILYLHKAPIPGDVDGRPLSKLLSNAREPRYISRSYYNTRIKIFQELRRKRSSLH, from the coding sequence ATGAAAACTGTACTTCTAGGTCTTGATGGTTGTACCTGGAGTATCTTGAGGCCCTTAGCTGAAAAAGGTGTTATGCACAATCTTGCTAAACTCATGAAGCAGTGTAGCTGGGGTATCCTAAGATCTACTATTCCGCCAATAACTGGTGCTGCGTGGCCTTCCCTAGCCACTGGTCTTAATCCTGGCAAGACTGGGATAGTTGATTTCCTAGGTAGGAAGGGACAGGAATATAGGCTTTATCCTGCGGATTCAAGCTGGTATCGAGGTTATGCCTTTTGGGACTTACTTAGCGTGGAGAATAAGAGAATAGCTGTTTTCTTTTATCCTCTCACGTATCCTCCATATCCTATCAAGGGCGTTCTCGTCTCGGGTATAGGGACTCCCAGCCTTAAGCCGAAGTCCTATCCTCAAGAAGTAACTGATGAGATTTTATCTTCATTCCCTGACTTTAGAGTGTACGTGGACTATCATGATGAGAAATATAATGATGTAGACCTCTTCATAAGTGATGTGATGAGGCACCTGGAGATTACTAAGAGAATGGTTAAGAGTTATGTCCTCGGCAAGTATGGACTCTACGACAACATAACGTTTATAGTCTCAGCTACTGACTGGATCCAACATAGACTCTGGCACCTTATGGATCCTAAGCACCCCTTATATCACGAAGAACAGTCTAAGAGGTATTCCAAGAAGATAGACGACTTATGGAGTCTCGTAGATGAGACAGTAGGTTTCTTTGCAGAATATGCTCACTCTGAAAAAGCATATCTAATGATAGTCTCAGATCACGGGTTTGGGTCTAACCTTGGAGTTTTTAATTTGGCTAGATGGCTTGTCACGAAAGGATACATGAAGCTTAGAAGGGGTGGTTCTTGGAAGGCAAGTATTCTTAGTTATGGTATAAGAATTGCTAAGAAGTTGAGAGCGGACGATCTGGCTAAGAGAGTTCTGCGAGGAAGGGTTAGAGAGTATGTGCAAAGTTTAGGCTTAACGGGTCTCATAAATTTTACTGAGAGCAAAGCCATAGCTCTGGGCCATTCTATAACATTTGGTGGCATCTACGTATTAAAGAGCAAAGAGCGGGAGAAGCTCATAGACGAGTTGACTGGAGAGCTAAAGAAAATTCCAGAGGAGTTCAAAATAGATGTTGGTGTTAATGTTTACAGAAGAGAAGATTTATATAGCGGTGATAAATTAAAGCTCCTGCCAGATTTAATAATTGGCATTGATGACTGGAGCTTTAGCATAACGGAGGATCTACACTCTCCACTACTTGAGCTAAGACCGTGGAGTCCAAGGCATACAGGCGCCCATAGACCTAATGGTATATTCCTGCTGTGCGGGCCAAGTGTGAAGAGACATGCTGGCTTAAGTGTCTCAATATACGATGTGGCACCTACAATCCTTTACTTGCATAAAGCCCCCATTCCAGGTGATGTGGATGGCAGACCTCTTAGTAAACTGCTGAGTAATGCACGAGAACCAAGATATATCTCAAGATCATATTATAATACAAGAATTAAGATCTTTCAAGAACTTCGAAGAAAGAGAAGCAGTCTTCATTAA
- a CDS encoding metallophosphoesterase family protein, translating into MRVLIVSDVHGNLPALEAVLEAAGRFDEVLALGDLVDYGPWPGEVIDVLRGLGARIVRGNHDHAVGYGVDCRCGEETHWLSVWFRENITQRLLGDGDRRFLAKLPLELRLDGVLAVHGCPRNPLYCYLYPWMGRESLLDGLRRPGVRLGRQGAVVEEATVLVGHTHVQFHLTLDGRRVVNPGSAGQPRDGDPRAGYAMLDLESGRVELARVEYPVERVVRRLGEMGVPEPYMTALKTMLLEARTPSRPPGV; encoded by the coding sequence TTGCGGGTTCTCATAGTCTCCGACGTCCACGGGAACCTTCCCGCCCTGGAGGCTGTTCTAGAGGCCGCCGGGAGGTTTGATGAGGTCCTCGCTCTGGGCGACCTGGTGGACTACGGCCCCTGGCCGGGGGAGGTTATTGACGTGCTCCGAGGCCTCGGGGCTAGGATTGTCAGGGGGAACCACGACCACGCCGTGGGCTATGGTGTGGACTGCAGGTGCGGGGAGGAGACTCACTGGCTCAGCGTGTGGTTCAGGGAGAACATCACCCAGAGGCTCCTGGGGGATGGTGATAGGAGGTTCCTGGCAAAGCTCCCCCTGGAGCTGAGGCTCGATGGCGTGCTGGCGGTCCACGGCTGCCCCCGCAACCCCCTCTACTGCTACCTCTACCCGTGGATGGGCAGGGAGTCGCTGCTGGACGGGCTGAGGAGGCCTGGCGTGAGGCTGGGGAGGCAGGGGGCGGTGGTGGAGGAGGCCACGGTCCTGGTGGGGCACACCCACGTGCAGTTCCACCTCACCCTCGATGGGAGGAGGGTGGTTAACCCGGGAAGCGCGGGCCAGCCCCGGGACGGCGACCCCAGGGCGGGCTACGCCATGCTAGACCTAGAGTCGGGGAGGGTTGAGCTAGCCCGGGTGGAGTACCCGGTGGAGAGGGTTGTGAGGAGGCTCGGGGAGATGGGGGTGCCCGAGCCCTACATGACAGCCCTCAAGACTATGCTACTAGAGGCGAGGACCCCCTCGAGGCCGCCCGGCGTCTAG
- the rfbB gene encoding dTDP-glucose 4,6-dehydratase — protein sequence MRVLVTGGAGFIGSSFVRYIVNTTDWEVLVYDKLTYAGRLENLHDVIDRIGFMRGDIADEEQFGRVLTEFEPDVVVNFAAETHVDRSINEPAPFMRTNIIGVFTILEAIRKRIDQIVLLHVSTDEVYGDLWNTGKEATESDPLNPSSPYSASKASGDLLIKAYGRTYGLKYRIVRPCNNYGPYQHVEKLIPRTIIRILHGKPPVIYGDGSQIRDWLYVEDTARAIHVVLEKGVDGEIYNVCGGMASTVKDIVVNILESMGKPRDYLVYGKSRPGEDRRYAMKCDKIRNLGWAPHVTLKEGLKITVKWYIENRWWWRPLLDKRYVLADHPW from the coding sequence ATGAGAGTGCTGGTCACTGGCGGGGCAGGGTTCATCGGCAGCAGCTTTGTGAGATACATTGTAAACACCACAGACTGGGAGGTGTTAGTCTACGACAAACTTACCTATGCTGGTAGACTAGAGAACTTACATGATGTTATAGATAGAATCGGGTTCATGCGAGGAGACATCGCTGACGAGGAGCAATTTGGCAGAGTTTTAACAGAGTTTGAACCCGACGTTGTGGTTAATTTTGCAGCAGAGACACATGTTGATCGCTCTATCAACGAGCCAGCACCCTTTATGAGAACTAATATTATTGGCGTGTTCACTATCCTCGAGGCCATAAGAAAAAGAATCGACCAGATAGTACTGCTACACGTGTCGACAGATGAAGTTTACGGAGACCTATGGAACACTGGCAAAGAGGCTACTGAGTCTGACCCTTTGAATCCCTCTAGCCCTTACTCTGCTTCGAAGGCCTCTGGCGATCTTCTTATAAAGGCTTATGGTAGAACTTATGGGTTGAAATACAGGATCGTGAGGCCCTGCAATAACTATGGGCCTTATCAGCATGTTGAGAAGCTTATTCCCCGAACAATTATTAGGATATTACACGGCAAACCCCCTGTCATATACGGTGATGGGTCTCAGATAAGGGATTGGCTTTACGTCGAGGACACTGCTAGGGCCATCCACGTGGTCCTCGAGAAGGGTGTAGATGGAGAGATATATAATGTTTGTGGGGGAATGGCTTCCACAGTCAAGGATATTGTTGTGAATATATTGGAGTCCATGGGTAAGCCAAGAGATTACCTGGTTTATGGTAAGTCAAGGCCTGGAGAGGACCGCAGATATGCTATGAAATGCGACAAAATTAGAAACCTTGGCTGGGCCCCCCATGTTACGCTCAAGGAAGGATTAAAGATAACCGTCAAGTGGTATATTGAGAATAGGTGGTGGTGGCGTCCGCTGCTTGACAAGCGTTATGTGTTAGCTGACCATCCATGGTGA
- a CDS encoding ribosome assembly factor SBDS produces the protein MSKRQDYIVAWMEVRGKRFEILVRPELAFRYKEKGDVDLEDVLWTDTIYRDVRKGLKASPEEVKKAFGTSDPRRVAEKILKEGEIQLTEEQRRRLLEAKRRQIISYIARNAIDPTTGRPIPEARIEAALEEVRFPINLWRDAESQAVEAVRLIARVMPIRLARALLEVKIPPPHSGRAYQALMRMGEVKKADWLPDGSLKAELEIPAGAQVEVTSRIQALARGAAEVKVKKVA, from the coding sequence TTGTCGAAGAGGCAGGACTATATAGTGGCGTGGATGGAGGTTAGGGGGAAGAGGTTCGAGATTCTGGTGAGGCCCGAGCTGGCCTTCAGGTATAAGGAGAAGGGTGACGTGGACCTGGAGGACGTGCTGTGGACCGACACCATCTACAGGGACGTGAGGAAGGGGCTGAAGGCGAGCCCGGAGGAGGTTAAGAAGGCCTTCGGCACAAGCGACCCCAGGAGGGTGGCTGAGAAGATTCTCAAGGAGGGGGAGATACAGCTGACGGAGGAGCAGAGGAGGAGGCTCCTCGAGGCGAAGAGGAGGCAGATAATAAGCTACATAGCCAGGAACGCCATAGACCCCACCACGGGGAGGCCCATACCCGAGGCCAGGATAGAGGCGGCCCTCGAGGAGGTGAGGTTCCCCATAAACCTGTGGAGAGACGCTGAGAGCCAGGCTGTGGAGGCTGTAAGGCTGATAGCCAGGGTGATGCCGATAAGGCTGGCCAGAGCCCTGTTAGAGGTGAAGATACCGCCCCCACACTCGGGCAGGGCATACCAGGCCCTCATGAGGATGGGGGAGGTAAAGAAGGCGGACTGGCTTCCCGACGGCAGCCTGAAGGCGGAGCTCGAGATACCGGCGGGGGCCCAGGTGGAGGTCACAAGCAGGATACAAGCCCTCGCCCGGGGGGCGGCGGAGGTTAAGGTGAAGAAGGTGGCCTAG
- the rfbC gene encoding dTDP-4-dehydrorhamnose 3,5-epimerase has translation MPFKVFKRLEIPDIVLIKYERFSDPRGFFAELYKRTPFLAEGIPYDFIQVNLSYSYKGVVRGLHYQLKPHEQGKLVYVLYGRVLDVAVDIRKGSPWYGKHVSAELKPGMALWIPPGFAHGFQALEDALFLYLVTKEYFKDSERCIKWNDPNLEIKWPIIDDDKVIVSGKDRNCPPLKEAETNFSYPI, from the coding sequence ATGCCGTTCAAAGTCTTTAAACGTCTAGAGATACCAGACATAGTTCTCATAAAATATGAGAGGTTCTCCGACCCGAGGGGTTTCTTCGCAGAGCTCTATAAACGTACGCCGTTCCTCGCAGAAGGCATACCATATGACTTCATCCAGGTAAACCTCTCATACTCATATAAGGGTGTTGTAAGAGGCTTGCACTACCAGCTTAAGCCTCATGAGCAGGGGAAGCTTGTCTATGTACTATATGGGAGAGTTCTAGACGTTGCAGTAGATATTAGAAAAGGAAGTCCCTGGTACGGAAAACATGTCTCGGCTGAGCTCAAGCCTGGTATGGCGTTATGGATTCCACCGGGGTTTGCACATGGATTCCAAGCACTTGAGGATGCGCTTTTCTTATACCTTGTTACAAAGGAGTATTTCAAAGACAGTGAGCGTTGTATAAAATGGAACGATCCGAATCTAGAAATAAAATGGCCTATAATAGATGATGACAAGGTAATAGTTAGTGGGAAAGATAGAAACTGCCCTCCACTAAAAGAAGCGGAGACAAACTTTAGCTATCCAATTTAG